In Burkholderia sp. WP9, a genomic segment contains:
- the ggt gene encoding gamma-glutamyltransferase: MSVPTHGAPRAPFTALNFARLVTVSAMLAAFAGSALAPVPALAKTPPPKAVFDASAVAVPDRYSADTAQQIFAAGGNAVDAAVAIAFTLAVTCPDAGNLGGGGFMTVFMDGKPHFLDYRERAPQQATRDMYLDDKGNLLPGMSTVGHRAVAVPGTVEGMWEAQQRFGKLKWKQVLAPAIRYATDGFQVEPWLQQRRDAAAKNFARKTNFDAYFSSLKAGVTYRQPELAQTLSRLASDGGREFYEGRTADLIAQQMYGHGLVTKQDLIQYKAVWRQPLTADWNGYQVVTAPPPSSGGVGLIQMLKMKADLKQAFDGLELNSVPYIHLIAQIEDRVFADRQQYLGDPDAYKVPVGKLTDDAYLAQRADEVKPDEVPGAAPVKPGLGDAAPEKAQTTHFSVVDKWGNAVSNTYTLNGDFGSGVVVDGGGFLLNDAMDDFVTRPASASSAEVNTVAPGRRPLSSMTPTILLKDNKVSLVIGTPGGSRILTSIFQVMTDLYDFNMPPADALAAMRFHHQLLPQKTIYFEPYHPVTGELAEQLQGMGYTLEGQSFNGDVQMIRIEGAAPEPAADPRGVGVARVMR, from the coding sequence ATGTCTGTCCCCACGCACGGCGCGCCTCGCGCGCCTTTCACCGCTCTTAATTTCGCCCGGCTCGTGACGGTGTCGGCCATGCTCGCCGCGTTTGCGGGCAGCGCGCTCGCGCCCGTGCCCGCTTTGGCGAAAACGCCGCCGCCCAAAGCCGTATTCGACGCGTCGGCCGTGGCCGTGCCGGACCGTTACAGCGCGGACACGGCGCAGCAGATTTTCGCCGCCGGCGGCAACGCGGTGGATGCCGCTGTCGCAATCGCGTTCACGCTGGCCGTGACCTGTCCGGACGCGGGCAATCTGGGCGGCGGCGGATTCATGACCGTGTTCATGGACGGCAAGCCGCACTTCCTCGACTACCGCGAGCGCGCGCCGCAACAGGCGACCCGCGACATGTACCTCGACGACAAGGGCAACCTGTTGCCGGGCATGAGCACTGTCGGCCATCGCGCGGTGGCCGTGCCGGGGACGGTCGAGGGCATGTGGGAGGCGCAGCAGCGTTTCGGCAAGCTGAAGTGGAAGCAGGTGCTGGCGCCGGCGATCCGCTATGCCACCGACGGCTTTCAGGTCGAGCCATGGTTGCAGCAGCGCCGCGACGCCGCGGCGAAGAACTTCGCCCGCAAGACCAATTTCGACGCGTACTTTTCCAGTCTCAAGGCGGGCGTGACGTACCGCCAGCCTGAACTCGCGCAGACGCTGTCGCGCCTTGCGAGCGACGGCGGGCGCGAATTCTACGAAGGCCGCACCGCGGATCTGATTGCCCAGCAGATGTACGGCCACGGTCTCGTCACGAAGCAGGACCTGATTCAATACAAAGCCGTGTGGCGTCAGCCGCTCACCGCCGACTGGAACGGCTACCAGGTCGTTACCGCGCCGCCGCCGAGTTCGGGCGGCGTCGGGCTGATCCAGATGCTGAAGATGAAAGCCGATCTGAAGCAGGCGTTCGACGGCCTCGAACTCAATTCCGTGCCGTATATCCATCTGATCGCGCAGATCGAAGACCGCGTGTTTGCTGATCGCCAGCAGTACCTGGGCGATCCGGATGCGTACAAGGTGCCGGTCGGCAAACTGACCGACGACGCCTACCTGGCGCAGCGCGCGGACGAAGTCAAACCCGACGAAGTGCCGGGCGCGGCGCCGGTCAAGCCAGGCCTCGGCGACGCGGCGCCGGAGAAGGCGCAGACCACGCATTTCTCGGTGGTCGACAAGTGGGGCAATGCCGTGTCGAACACGTACACGTTGAACGGTGACTTCGGTTCGGGCGTGGTGGTGGACGGCGGCGGCTTTCTGCTGAACGACGCCATGGATGACTTCGTCACCAGGCCGGCGAGCGCGAGCAGCGCGGAGGTCAATACGGTGGCGCCCGGACGCCGCCCGCTGTCGTCGATGACGCCGACCATTCTGCTGAAGGACAACAAGGTGTCGCTCGTGATCGGCACGCCAGGCGGCTCGCGCATCCTGACGTCGATATTCCAGGTAATGACCGACCTGTACGATTTCAATATGCCGCCCGCCGACGCGCTCGCCGCGATGCGTTTCCACCATCAGTTGCTGCCGCAGAAGACGATCTATTTCGAGCCGTATCATCCGGTCACGGGTGAACTGGCGGAGCAGTTGCAAGGCATGGGCTACACGCTCGAGGGGCAGTCGTTCAATGGCGACGTGCAGATGATCCGCATCGAGGGCGCCGCGCCTGAGCCGGCAGCGGATCCGCGCGGCGTGGGTGTGGCGCGCGTGATGCGTTGA
- a CDS encoding CaiB/BaiF CoA-transferase family protein, which produces MGALSHIRVLDLTRVLAGPWCAQTLADFGADVIKIERPEVGDDTRHWGPPYLKTPDGEDTREAAYYLAANRNKRSVTVDIASPEGQRIIRELAAQSDVVLENYKVGQLKKYGLDYASLKEVKPDLIYCSVTGFGQTGPYAQRAGYDFIVQGIGGFMSITGERDGQPGGGPQKAGVAIADLMTGMYSTIAVLTALTHRDRTGEGQYIDMALLDVQVAMLANMNSNYLASGQPPVRWGNAHPNIVPYQTFQTSDGWIIVAVGNDGQFRKFVEVGGRPELADDERFATNPARVRNRDILVPILAEMVRLQGKQQWISALEAAGVPCGPINDLGEVFENEQVVARGMQVDLPHPSGGTVKLVRNPINMTGTPPEALAHPPTLGEHTESILRDVLGYDEARIAALRGQSVI; this is translated from the coding sequence ATGGGCGCTCTCAGTCATATCCGCGTGCTGGATCTCACACGCGTGCTCGCCGGACCCTGGTGCGCGCAGACTCTTGCCGATTTCGGCGCCGACGTGATCAAGATCGAACGCCCCGAAGTCGGCGACGACACCCGCCATTGGGGGCCGCCGTACCTCAAGACACCTGACGGCGAAGACACCCGCGAAGCCGCGTATTACCTCGCGGCGAACCGCAACAAGCGCTCGGTCACCGTCGACATCGCTTCGCCCGAAGGCCAGCGGATCATCCGCGAGCTGGCCGCGCAGAGCGACGTGGTGCTTGAGAACTACAAGGTCGGCCAGTTGAAGAAATACGGTCTGGACTACGCATCGCTCAAGGAAGTGAAGCCCGACCTCATCTATTGCTCGGTGACAGGCTTCGGGCAGACCGGGCCGTATGCGCAGCGCGCCGGCTACGACTTTATCGTGCAAGGCATTGGCGGCTTCATGAGCATTACCGGCGAACGCGACGGCCAGCCGGGCGGCGGCCCGCAGAAGGCCGGCGTCGCGATCGCCGACCTCATGACCGGCATGTACTCGACCATTGCCGTGCTCACCGCCCTCACCCACCGCGACCGGACGGGCGAAGGCCAGTACATCGACATGGCGCTGCTCGACGTGCAGGTGGCGATGCTCGCCAATATGAATTCGAACTACCTGGCAAGCGGCCAGCCGCCGGTGCGCTGGGGCAATGCGCATCCCAACATCGTGCCGTACCAGACGTTCCAGACGAGCGACGGCTGGATCATCGTCGCGGTCGGCAACGACGGGCAGTTCCGCAAGTTCGTCGAAGTGGGCGGCCGTCCGGAACTGGCCGACGACGAGCGATTCGCGACCAACCCGGCGCGGGTGCGCAATCGCGACATCCTCGTGCCGATTCTCGCGGAGATGGTCCGGCTCCAGGGCAAGCAGCAATGGATCAGCGCGCTCGAAGCCGCAGGCGTGCCGTGTGGGCCGATCAACGATCTCGGTGAAGTCTTCGAGAACGAACAGGTGGTAGCGCGCGGGATGCAGGTGGATCTGCCGCATCCGTCGGGCGGCACGGTCAAGCTGGTGCGCAATCCGATCAATATGACCGGCACGCCGCCCGAAGCGCTTGCGCATCCGCCTACGCTCGGGGAACACACGGAGAGCATTTTGCGTGACGTGCTCGGCTATGACGAAGCGAGGATCGCGGCGTTGCGGGGGCAGTCGGTGATTTGA
- a CDS encoding NUDIX domain-containing protein, giving the protein MSARVISCGIVLLDPDGRVLLAHATETSHWDIPKGHGEEGEAPHVTALREMVEETGIAIEPARLKDLGLFVYRRDKDLHLFGARATVDELDLSVCTCTSLFPRRYDGTLIPEMDAYRWTSPDEVDKYASRSLTRLFQTTLSLAELHRSL; this is encoded by the coding sequence ATGAGCGCGCGGGTGATCTCGTGCGGCATCGTGTTGCTTGATCCGGATGGCCGCGTGCTGCTCGCGCATGCCACCGAGACATCGCACTGGGATATTCCGAAAGGGCACGGCGAAGAAGGCGAGGCGCCGCATGTCACGGCGTTGCGCGAGATGGTCGAGGAGACCGGTATCGCCATCGAGCCCGCGCGTCTGAAAGACCTCGGTCTGTTCGTCTACCGGCGCGACAAGGATCTGCATCTGTTCGGCGCGCGCGCTACCGTCGACGAACTCGATCTGAGCGTATGCACCTGCACGTCGCTTTTTCCGCGCCGGTATGACGGCACGCTGATTCCGGAAATGGATGCCTACCGCTGGACCTCGCCGGACGAGGTCGACAAGTATGCGAGCCGCAGTCTCACGCGGCTCTTTCAGACCACGCTGTCACTCGCGGAACTGCACCGGTCGCTCTAG
- a CDS encoding alpha/beta hydrolase: MSGQKQLSTLVLPGYQGSGAGHWQTRWEALNPAFVRMRMPDWDHPERDAWCRTLDAAVAAADAPVVFAAHSLGCLTVAFWASQYAGAAQLAKVAGALLVAPPDPAEAHFPQDASGFAPVPLTRLPFPSIVVASRDDPYGGVPFSQACANGWGSRWIDIGARGHINADSGLGDWDEGREWLESFGTSNRR; encoded by the coding sequence ATGAGCGGACAAAAACAACTGAGCACACTCGTGCTGCCCGGCTATCAAGGCTCCGGCGCCGGCCACTGGCAGACACGTTGGGAAGCGCTGAATCCGGCATTCGTACGGATGCGGATGCCGGACTGGGACCACCCCGAACGCGACGCCTGGTGCCGCACGCTCGATGCCGCCGTAGCCGCCGCTGACGCACCGGTGGTGTTCGCCGCGCATAGCCTCGGCTGCCTGACGGTCGCCTTCTGGGCCTCGCAGTACGCGGGCGCCGCGCAGCTTGCGAAGGTGGCGGGCGCATTGCTGGTCGCTCCGCCCGATCCCGCCGAAGCGCATTTCCCGCAGGACGCGAGCGGATTCGCACCCGTGCCGCTCACGCGCCTGCCGTTTCCGTCCATTGTCGTGGCGAGCCGCGACGATCCCTATGGCGGCGTGCCGTTTTCACAGGCCTGTGCGAACGGTTGGGGCAGCCGTTGGATCGACATCGGTGCGCGCGGGCATATCAACGCGGACAGCGGGCTTGGTGATTGGGACGAAGGGCGCGAGTGGCTGGAGTCGTTCGGTACGTCAAACCGTCGCTGA
- a CDS encoding RT0821/Lpp0805 family surface protein: MSMRTRVLCHLTAASVLLGGAIGAHAANLGFLNDTPLTYMKQRDIDSVKKAVFSALNDKQDGETTNWVNEGTGNSVKIDAAITVASTAKDGERTCRDVGVVLNAKGQSMSLRPQFCKQGSGTWQLQKKH, from the coding sequence ATGTCGATGCGAACCCGTGTGCTGTGTCACCTGACCGCCGCTAGTGTGTTGCTCGGTGGCGCGATCGGCGCGCACGCAGCGAACCTCGGCTTTCTGAACGACACGCCGCTCACCTATATGAAGCAACGCGACATCGACTCGGTCAAAAAGGCGGTCTTCTCCGCCCTCAACGACAAACAGGACGGCGAAACCACGAACTGGGTCAACGAAGGCACGGGCAACAGCGTAAAGATCGACGCAGCGATAACGGTCGCCAGTACGGCCAAAGATGGCGAACGCACCTGCCGTGATGTCGGCGTCGTCCTCAATGCGAAGGGACAGTCCATGAGCCTGCGCCCGCAGTTCTGCAAGCAGGGCAGCGGCACCTGGCAACTGCAGAAAAAGCATTGA
- a CDS encoding glutamine--tRNA ligase/YqeY domain fusion protein: protein MNTERNDAPAASNFIRNIIDEDNRTGKWGQRVETRFPPEPNGYLHIGHAKSICLNFGVARSYGGVCHLRFDDTNPEKESVEYVDSIIDAVRWLGFEWEKDGKEQLYYASDYYDKLYEFAELLIERGKAYVDSQSAEEMRANRGSATEVGTPSRFRERSVQENLDLFRRMKAGEFKEGEHVLRAKIDMSSPNFNMRDPVIYRIRFAHHYRTGDKWCVYPMYDYTHCISDALENITHSLCTLEFEDHRPLYDWILNELAEAGIFTRPLPQQIEFSRLNLTYAITSKRKLLQLVTEGHVDGWDDPRMPTIVGVRRRGFTPEAIQLFCERIGITKVDSWIDMSVFEGALRDDLDAKAPRTAAVLDPVKLIIDNFPEGVTEPCNAPVHPHHPEMGVREFPISRELWIERDDYNETPPKGYFRLFPGNKVRLRYGYVIECIGADKDENGNIVAIHCNYFPDSKSGTEGANNYKVKGNIHWVSAAAACPAEVRIYDRLFKEPQPDAGGRDFLEALNPDSKRVVNAYLEPGAREALPEQRYQFERHGYFVADRVDSQPGKPVFNRIVSLRDSWGKPA, encoded by the coding sequence ATGAATACCGAACGCAACGACGCGCCAGCGGCATCCAATTTCATCCGCAACATCATTGACGAAGACAACCGCACCGGCAAGTGGGGCCAGCGCGTCGAAACGCGCTTTCCGCCCGAGCCGAACGGCTATCTGCATATCGGTCACGCCAAGAGCATCTGCCTGAACTTCGGCGTGGCGCGCAGCTACGGCGGCGTGTGCCATTTGCGCTTCGACGACACCAATCCGGAAAAGGAAAGCGTCGAATACGTCGACTCGATCATCGACGCCGTGCGCTGGCTCGGCTTCGAGTGGGAAAAAGACGGCAAGGAACAGCTCTACTACGCGAGCGATTACTACGACAAGCTGTACGAATTCGCCGAGCTGCTGATCGAACGCGGTAAGGCGTATGTGGACAGTCAGTCGGCCGAAGAAATGCGCGCGAACCGCGGCTCGGCCACGGAAGTCGGCACGCCCTCGCGCTTTCGCGAACGTTCGGTGCAGGAGAATCTCGACCTGTTCCGCCGCATGAAGGCCGGTGAGTTCAAGGAAGGCGAGCACGTGCTGCGCGCGAAGATCGACATGTCGTCGCCGAACTTCAATATGCGCGATCCGGTCATTTACCGGATCCGTTTCGCGCATCACTACCGGACCGGCGACAAGTGGTGCGTGTACCCCATGTACGACTACACGCACTGCATCTCGGACGCGCTGGAAAACATCACGCATTCGCTGTGCACGCTGGAGTTCGAAGACCACCGTCCGCTGTACGACTGGATTCTGAACGAGCTTGCCGAGGCCGGCATTTTCACGCGCCCGCTGCCGCAGCAGATCGAATTTTCGCGCCTGAACCTGACTTACGCGATCACCAGCAAGCGCAAGCTGCTGCAACTCGTGACCGAAGGCCACGTGGACGGCTGGGACGATCCGCGTATGCCGACCATCGTCGGCGTGCGCCGGCGCGGCTTCACGCCGGAAGCGATCCAGTTGTTCTGCGAGCGTATCGGCATCACCAAGGTCGATTCGTGGATCGACATGAGCGTGTTCGAAGGCGCGCTGCGCGACGATCTCGACGCGAAGGCGCCGCGCACGGCCGCCGTGCTCGACCCGGTCAAGCTGATCATCGACAACTTCCCGGAGGGCGTGACCGAGCCGTGCAATGCGCCGGTCCACCCGCATCATCCGGAAATGGGCGTGCGCGAATTTCCGATTTCACGCGAGCTGTGGATCGAGCGCGACGACTACAACGAAACGCCGCCCAAGGGCTACTTCCGTCTGTTCCCAGGCAACAAGGTACGCCTGCGCTACGGCTACGTGATCGAATGCATCGGCGCGGACAAGGACGAAAACGGCAACATCGTCGCGATCCACTGCAACTACTTCCCGGACAGCAAATCGGGCACCGAAGGCGCGAACAACTACAAGGTCAAGGGCAACATCCACTGGGTCAGCGCCGCAGCCGCGTGCCCGGCCGAAGTGCGCATCTACGACCGCCTGTTCAAGGAGCCGCAACCGGACGCCGGCGGCCGCGATTTCCTCGAGGCGCTGAATCCGGATTCGAAGCGCGTGGTCAACGCCTACCTCGAGCCGGGCGCGCGCGAGGCGCTGCCGGAACAGCGCTATCAGTTCGAACGCCACGGCTACTTCGTTGCCGACCGCGTCGATTCGCAACCGGGTAAGCCCGTATTCAATCGCATCGTCAGCCTGCGCGATAGTTGGGGCAAGCCGGCGTAA
- a CDS encoding cytochrome c peroxidase — protein MAGGVARRTAGLAPRRVRLAAALALTAMTMTLAACDAGAPGTAAIASEAASAGAGASSHSSGPVAASAVRVAGHEAGQSRAQVYESVRQMTALGKQLFFDASLSGSGKLACASCHSPDHGFSPANALSVQLGGSDMRRTGMRAAPTLKYLQSVPAFAEHYHESDDEGDESVDAGPTGGLTWDGRVDRGADQARIPLLSSFEMGSTPARVTAAVKAAPYADAFRAAFGEHVFDSDDATFKAVLQALETFEQTPETFYPYTSKYDAYLAGKAPLTQAELRGLQLFNDENKGNCASCHISQRTKDGAPPQFSDFGLIAIGVPRNRALPVNRDPHFYDLGACGPERTDLKGRAEFCGIFRTPTLRNGALKKSFFHNGIYHSLDQVVRFYAQRDTNPEKFYPVSKGKVQKFDDLPQQYWANLNTEAPFDRKPGDKPALDEAEIKDVVAFLNTLTDGYSAGGGTVSSVAAK, from the coding sequence ATGGCTGGAGGCGTGGCGCGGCGTACTGCCGGACTCGCGCCGAGGCGCGTGCGGCTCGCCGCGGCGCTCGCGCTGACCGCCATGACCATGACCCTTGCCGCGTGTGACGCGGGTGCGCCGGGGACCGCGGCCATCGCGAGTGAAGCGGCGAGCGCTGGCGCGGGCGCATCGTCGCATTCGTCCGGGCCGGTCGCGGCGTCGGCTGTGCGGGTCGCCGGCCATGAGGCGGGCCAGTCGCGCGCGCAGGTCTATGAGTCGGTGCGGCAGATGACAGCCCTCGGTAAGCAGCTGTTTTTCGATGCGTCGCTCTCCGGCTCCGGCAAGCTCGCTTGCGCGTCGTGCCACAGTCCGGACCATGGGTTCTCGCCGGCCAATGCGTTGTCGGTGCAACTGGGCGGCAGCGATATGCGCCGCACCGGCATGCGCGCCGCGCCGACGCTGAAGTATCTGCAATCGGTGCCGGCGTTCGCCGAGCACTATCACGAGTCCGACGACGAGGGCGATGAAAGCGTGGACGCGGGGCCGACGGGCGGCCTGACCTGGGATGGCCGCGTGGACCGTGGCGCTGACCAGGCGCGCATTCCGTTGCTGTCGTCGTTCGAAATGGGCAGCACGCCGGCCAGGGTCACAGCGGCGGTCAAGGCCGCGCCGTATGCCGACGCTTTCCGCGCGGCCTTCGGCGAACACGTTTTCGATAGCGACGACGCCACCTTCAAAGCCGTGCTGCAAGCGCTCGAAACCTTCGAGCAGACGCCCGAAACCTTCTATCCGTACACCAGCAAGTACGACGCGTATCTCGCGGGCAAGGCACCGTTGACGCAAGCCGAACTTCGCGGACTGCAGCTCTTCAACGACGAAAATAAAGGCAATTGTGCAAGCTGCCACATTAGCCAGCGCACTAAAGACGGCGCGCCACCGCAGTTCAGCGACTTTGGCTTGATCGCGATCGGCGTGCCGCGTAATCGCGCGCTGCCCGTGAATCGCGATCCGCATTTCTACGACCTCGGCGCGTGCGGTCCGGAGCGCACCGATCTGAAGGGCCGCGCCGAATTTTGCGGCATTTTCCGCACACCGACGCTGCGCAATGGGGCGCTGAAGAAGAGCTTCTTCCACAACGGCATCTATCATTCGCTCGATCAGGTGGTGCGCTTCTATGCGCAGCGCGACACGAACCCCGAGAAGTTCTATCCGGTGTCGAAAGGCAAGGTGCAGAAGTTCGACGATCTGCCGCAGCAATACTGGGCCAATCTGAATACCGAGGCGCCGTTCGACCGCAAACCGGGCGACAAGCCGGCGCTCGACGAGGCTGAAATCAAGGACGTGGTCGCGTTTTTGAATACGCTGACGGACGGGTATAGCGCGGGTGGCGGGACGGTCAGTTCAGTGGCCGCGAAGTGA
- a CDS encoding acid phosphatase, whose protein sequence is MNKKLICATPIAIAAALSLYACGGSEVTQPDITSIKTVVVIYAENRSFDNLYGNFPGANGLQNVTAASATQVDRNGTTLATLPQVWNGLTQTGVTPVVTQAMTANLPNSPFAIDDPNGFNTPITATTRDLYHRFYENQMQIDGGKNDKFAAWADSGGLVMGHYSLNADKLPLWKIAQQYTLADNFFMGAFGGSFLNHQWLVCACTPTYPNADKSPAAGSISSVESDGVTLKVAANSPASALSGPPKYVNSGNLTPDFYAINTMQPPYQPSGNKAASGGDKNLADPSAATTLPAQTQQHIGDLLNNAKVSWAWYGGAWGAAVSAAQTGTSNVIYGANLSAPNFQPHHQPFNYFADFAPGSANRAQHLLDGGLAGSEFIKAIDSGTLPQVSFYKPQGNLNEHPGYTDVASGDQHIADVISHLQKSPQWNNMVVVVTYDENGGFWDHVAPPKADRWGPGTRIPALIISPYAKKGYVDHTQYDTTSILRFITHRFSLPTLPGIAARDAALVSNGSKPMGDLTAALNIRP, encoded by the coding sequence ATGAACAAGAAACTGATCTGCGCGACGCCTATCGCGATCGCAGCAGCGTTGAGCCTGTATGCATGCGGCGGCAGTGAAGTCACGCAACCGGACATCACCTCGATCAAGACGGTCGTGGTGATTTACGCGGAAAACCGCAGCTTCGACAATCTGTATGGCAACTTCCCGGGCGCGAACGGCTTGCAGAACGTGACGGCGGCAAGCGCCACGCAGGTGGACCGCAACGGCACGACGCTCGCGACGCTGCCGCAGGTGTGGAACGGCCTCACGCAAACCGGCGTGACGCCGGTGGTTACTCAAGCCATGACGGCGAATCTGCCGAACAGCCCGTTCGCGATCGACGATCCGAACGGTTTCAACACGCCGATCACGGCCACGACGCGCGACCTGTATCACCGCTTCTACGAGAACCAGATGCAGATCGACGGCGGCAAGAACGACAAGTTCGCTGCATGGGCGGATTCGGGCGGTCTCGTGATGGGCCACTACTCGCTCAATGCCGACAAGCTGCCGCTTTGGAAGATCGCGCAACAGTACACGCTGGCCGACAACTTCTTCATGGGCGCGTTCGGCGGCTCGTTCCTGAACCACCAGTGGCTCGTGTGCGCGTGCACGCCGACCTATCCGAACGCGGACAAGAGCCCGGCGGCCGGCTCGATCTCGTCGGTGGAAAGCGACGGCGTCACGCTGAAGGTCGCGGCCAACTCGCCGGCTTCGGCGTTGAGCGGCCCGCCCAAATACGTGAATTCAGGCAACCTCACGCCTGACTTCTACGCGATCAACACGATGCAGCCGCCGTATCAGCCGAGCGGCAACAAGGCGGCGTCGGGCGGCGACAAGAATCTCGCCGATCCGTCCGCGGCGACCACCCTGCCGGCGCAGACGCAGCAGCACATCGGCGATCTGCTGAACAACGCGAAGGTGTCGTGGGCATGGTACGGCGGCGCGTGGGGTGCGGCGGTGTCGGCGGCGCAAACCGGCACGTCGAACGTGATCTACGGCGCGAATCTGTCGGCGCCGAACTTCCAGCCGCATCACCAGCCGTTCAACTATTTCGCCGACTTCGCGCCGGGTAGCGCGAACCGCGCGCAGCATCTGCTCGACGGCGGCCTCGCCGGTTCGGAGTTCATCAAGGCGATCGACAGCGGCACGCTGCCGCAAGTGTCGTTCTACAAGCCGCAGGGCAACCTGAACGAACACCCGGGCTATACGGACGTCGCGTCGGGCGACCAGCACATCGCCGACGTGATTTCGCATCTGCAGAAGAGCCCGCAGTGGAACAACATGGTGGTCGTCGTGACGTACGACGAAAACGGCGGCTTCTGGGATCACGTGGCGCCGCCGAAAGCCGACCGCTGGGGTCCGGGCACGCGTATTCCGGCGCTGATCATCTCGCCGTACGCGAAGAAGGGTTATGTCGACCACACGCAGTACGACACCACCTCGATCCTGCGTTTCATCACGCACCGCTTCTCGCTGCCGACGCTGCCGGGCATCGCGGCGCGCGACGCGGCGCTCGTGAGCAACGGCAGCAAGCCGATGGGCGATCTCACGGCCGCGCTGAACATCCGGCCATGA
- a CDS encoding transporter substrate-binding domain-containing protein — MALAAFGAASLTCSAYADELTGTLKKIHDDGVVVLGVREASIPFSYFGGKGTVGYSQTIALQIVDEIKKTLGMPQLKVREITVTSSNRTPMLLNNQIDLECGSTTHTVERENLAAFSNSFFQYAVRMIVRKNSGITDFQDLAGKAVVTTAGTSDERLLRRLNTDKHLNMRITSARDHPEAFGALKDDRAVAFVMDEPIVYGFKATDPRPDDFVVTGTPLGYEVYACMFRKGDEPFRSLVNGVIARGQTSGEAERLYKQWFTQPIPPHGINLNFPLSEQNRALFAHPNDRALD, encoded by the coding sequence ATGGCACTGGCCGCCTTCGGCGCGGCGTCGCTGACCTGCTCCGCGTACGCGGACGAACTCACCGGCACGCTGAAGAAAATTCACGATGATGGCGTGGTCGTGCTCGGCGTGCGTGAAGCGTCGATCCCCTTTTCCTATTTCGGCGGCAAAGGCACGGTCGGCTACTCGCAGACCATCGCGCTGCAGATCGTGGACGAGATCAAGAAGACGCTCGGCATGCCGCAACTGAAGGTGCGCGAGATCACCGTGACCTCGTCGAACCGTACGCCGATGTTGCTCAACAACCAGATCGATCTGGAGTGCGGGTCGACCACGCATACGGTGGAACGCGAAAATCTGGCTGCGTTCTCCAACAGTTTCTTCCAGTACGCGGTGCGCATGATCGTGCGCAAAAACAGCGGCATTACGGATTTTCAGGATCTGGCCGGCAAGGCGGTCGTAACGACCGCGGGCACCTCGGATGAGCGCCTGCTGCGTCGCCTGAATACCGACAAGCATCTGAACATGCGCATCACCAGTGCCCGGGATCATCCCGAGGCGTTCGGCGCGCTCAAGGACGATCGGGCCGTGGCCTTCGTGATGGACGAGCCGATCGTGTACGGTTTCAAAGCGACCGACCCGCGTCCGGACGACTTCGTGGTGACCGGCACGCCGCTTGGCTATGAAGTTTACGCGTGCATGTTCCGCAAGGGCGATGAACCGTTCCGCAGCCTTGTGAACGGGGTGATCGCACGCGGTCAGACTTCCGGCGAAGCGGAACGTCTGTACAAGCAGTGGTTCACGCAACCTATTCCGCCGCACGGTATCAATCTGAATTTTCCGCTGTCGGAGCAGAACCGCGCCCTCTTCGCGCATCCCAACGACCGCGCGCTCGACTGA